In Mangifera indica cultivar Alphonso chromosome 1, CATAS_Mindica_2.1, whole genome shotgun sequence, a single genomic region encodes these proteins:
- the LOC123223940 gene encoding polyadenylate-binding protein-interacting protein 9-like — MAAVAEIAGEQTAANTTTTTPTTANTTTTNNNENNEKNNNKLESMKSDSQFDVQKLVDMFTKLNPLAKEFFPSYYHQNGDDQNENFANNNKHSANDSFPRRRRNNYSQGRKRLNGRAFRAQREDSIRRTVYVSDIDQSITEERLAGLFSSCGQVVDCRVCGDPHSVLRFAFVEFADEYGARTALNLGGTMLGYYPVRVLPSKTAILPVNPTFLPRSEDEREMCSRTVYCTNIDKKVSQAEVKNFFEAACGEVTRLRLLGDNVHSTRIAFVEFAMAESAIIALNCSGMVLGSQPIRISPSKTPVRPRVTRPAMN; from the exons ATGGCTGCTGTTGCTGAAATTGCTGGTGAACAAACCGCCGCCAACACAACCACCACCACACCAACCACTGCAAACACTACCACCACCAACAACAACGAGAACAACGAGAAGAATAACAATAAGTTGGAATCGATGAAATCGGATTCGCAATTCGATGTGCAAAAGCTAGTTGATATGTTCACAAAGTTGAATCCTTTAGCTAAGGAATTCTTCCCATCATATTATCATCAAAACGGTGATGATCAGAACGAAAATTTTGCTAACAATAATAAGCATTCTGCCAATGATAGTTTCCCCAGAAGG AGGAGAAACAATTATTCTCAGGGAAGGAAGAGGCTGAATGGGCGAGCCTTCAGAGCTCAACGAGAAGATAGTATCAGACGTACAGTATATGTCTCTGATATCGATCAGAGT ATTACTGAAGAGCGGCTTGCTGGGTTATTTAGTAGTTGTGGACAA GTTGTTGATTGCCGAGTTTGTGGTGATCCACACTCAGTTCTTCGTTTTGCATTCGTGGAGTTTGCTGATGAGT ATGGAGCAAGAACAGCTTTAAATCTTGGCGGGACAATGCTAGGGTACTATCCGGTTAGGGTGTTACCATCAAAAACTGCTATTCTTCCTGTGAATCCTACATTTCTCCCTAGG TCTGAAGATGAAAGGGAGATGTGTTCCCGGACAGTTTATTGTACAAATATTGACAAGAAG GTTTCTCAAGCTGAAGTTAAAAATTTCTTTGAGGCAGCCTGTGGCGAG GTTACTCGCCTGAGACTTTTGGGAGATAATGTGCATTCAACTCGTATAGCTTTCGTTGAGTTTGCCATG GCGGAGAGTGCCATTATTGCTCTGAATTGCAGCGGGATGGTCCTTGGAAGTCAGCCCATCAG GATAAGTCCATCAAAGACACCTGTGAGGCCTCGAGTTACTCGCCCGGCAATGAACTAG
- the LOC123223933 gene encoding exopolygalacturonase-like: protein MGLTRGFSSVFFLILLFASVSKAHERRIKIFDVRKYGAVADGRRDNTKAFLKAWDEACKWRGGKARVYIPGGTFFLNSVKFFGPCKSTIQFLIKGTLKSPSNLKRMERDRWITFRHVNRLVVTGGGILDGQGSSAWNINTCHKEPNCGEFPVSVRFEFITNSKVYNIRSLDSKTTHFLMFGCSNVNISNVVISAPGDSPNTDGIKIGASTKIRISHSRIGTGDDCVAILPGSSNINISDVFCGPGHGISVGSLGKYPNEDNVYGLIVKNCTLSRTTNGVRIKTWGSSLASVAAGLTYQDIFMDNVANPIIIDQQYCPQAKCRRLPSHVQIKDITYKNIWGYSSTKVAVKFDCSTKFPCKNVVLSDINLSHKGSHDVAVSECYHVSGASYGQQTPRSCI, encoded by the exons ATGGGTTTGACTCGGGGATTTTCtagtgttttctttttaattttattgtttgcaTCAGTCTCAAAAGCTCACGAGCGCCGCATCAAGATTTTTGACGTCAGAAAATATGGTGCAGTTGCAGATGGCCGAAGAGACAACACAAAG gcaTTTTTGAAAGCTTGGGACGAGGCATGTAAATGGCGGGGGGGAAAGGCCAGGGTTTACATACCAGGTggaacattttttttaaactcgGTGAAATTTTTTGGTCCATGCAAGAGCACAATCCAGTTTTTAATTAAAGGGACTTTGAAATCTCCTAGTAATCTGAAAAGGATGGAGAGAGATCGATGGATAACTTTTAGACATGTCAATCGGTTGGTCGTCACCGGCGGCGGCATATTAGACGGTCAAGGATCCTCTGCCTGGAACATAAATACTTGCCACAAGGAACCTAACTGCGGGGAATTTCCAGTT TCTGTGAGATTCGAGTTTATCACAAATTCAAAGGTGTATAACATTAGATCACTCGATAGCAAAACCACCCATTTCCTGATGTTCGGCTGCAGCAACGTCAACATAAGCAATGTCGTAATATCAGCCCCCGGAGACAGCCCCAACACCGACGGAATCAAAATCGGAGCCTCAACCAAGATCAGAATTTCCCATTCTCGGATTGGCACCGGCGATGACTGTGTTGCCATTCTCCCTGGAAGCTCCAACATCAACATTTCTGATGTGTTTTGCGGCCCTGGCCACGGCATTAGCGTTGGAAGCCTTGGAAAGTATCCGAATGAGGATAATGTTTATGGATTGATTGTAAAAAACTGCACACTCAGTCGCACGACAAATGGTGTAAGGATTAAAACATGGGGCTCTTCTTTGGCCAGTGTTGCTGCAGGGCTTACATATCAAGACATTTTCATGGATAATGTGGCGAATCCCATCATCATCGATCAACAGTATTGCCCACAAGCTAAATGTCGACGG CTTCCCTCGCATGTCCAAATAAAAGACATAACATACAAAAACATATGGGGATATTCCAGCACAAAAGTTGCAGTGAAATTTGATTGCAGCACGAAGTTTCCATGCAAGAATGTAGTTCTGAGTGATATCAATCTATCTCACAAAGGCTCCCATGATGTTGCAGTTTCAGAGTGCTATCATGTTAGTGGAGCCTCTTATGGCCAACAAACCCCACGTTCCTGTATATAG